From Ananas comosus cultivar F153 linkage group 8, ASM154086v1, whole genome shotgun sequence, one genomic window encodes:
- the LOC109713787 gene encoding uncharacterized protein LOC109713787 isoform X3, whose product MAAAAAAAISELDSCRRESRGAIEQIVRMEKRIFPKHESMAKFFDEELRKKNAGLLYAKVTNGEGEEEEEEEEIVGYVMYSFVTSLCASITKLAGAVQVN is encoded by the exons atggcggcggcggcggcggcggcgatatCCGAGCTGGATTCTTGTCGGAGAGAATCTCGAGGAGCGATCGAGCAAATTGTGAGGATGGAGAAGAGGATCTTCCCCAAGCACGAATCCATGGCGAAATTTTTCGACGAGGAGCTCAGGAAGAAGAACGCGGGGTTGTTGTACGCGAAGGTCACTAATGgcgaaggagaagaggaggaagaagaagaagagatcgtAGGGTACGTGATGTACTCCTTCGTCACTTCTCTATGCGCCTCCATCACCAAACTCGCAG GAGCCGTGCAGGTGAACTAA
- the LOC109713787 gene encoding uncharacterized protein LOC109713787 isoform X1, with protein MAAAAAAAISELDSCRRESRGAIEQIVRMEKRIFPKHESMAKFFDEELRKKNAGLLYAKVTNGEGEEEEEEEEIVGYVMYSFVTSLCASITKLAVKENYRRKGYGEALLKAAVEKCRKRRVHRICLHVDPTRSPAVSLYTKIGFRIDCSVKSYYSSERDAYRMYMDFDDNC; from the exons atggcggcggcggcggcggcggcgatatCCGAGCTGGATTCTTGTCGGAGAGAATCTCGAGGAGCGATCGAGCAAATTGTGAGGATGGAGAAGAGGATCTTCCCCAAGCACGAATCCATGGCGAAATTTTTCGACGAGGAGCTCAGGAAGAAGAACGCGGGGTTGTTGTACGCGAAGGTCACTAATGgcgaaggagaagaggaggaagaagaagaagagatcgtAGGGTACGTGATGTACTCCTTCGTCACTTCTCTATGCGCCTCCATCACCAAACTCGCAG TGAAGGAAAATTACAGAAGGAAGGGCTATGGAGAAGCCTTGCTAAAAGCAGCTGTCGAAAAATGCAGAAAAAGGAGAGTTCATCGGATTTGCCTCCATGTCGATCCAACACGATCGCCTGCAGTCTCCCTCTACACAAAGATCGGTTTCCGGATCGACTGCTCAGTTAAAAGCTACTATTCTTCAGAAAGAGATGCTTATAGGATGTACATGGATTTTGACGACAATTGCTAA
- the LOC109713787 gene encoding uncharacterized protein LOC109713787 isoform X2 produces the protein MAAAAAAAISELDSCRRESRGAIEQIVRMEKRIFPKHESMAKFFDEELRKKNAGLLYAKVTNGEGEEEEEEEEIVGYVMYSFVTSLCASITKLADGNVFLAPNFESSSRTC, from the exons atggcggcggcggcggcggcggcgatatCCGAGCTGGATTCTTGTCGGAGAGAATCTCGAGGAGCGATCGAGCAAATTGTGAGGATGGAGAAGAGGATCTTCCCCAAGCACGAATCCATGGCGAAATTTTTCGACGAGGAGCTCAGGAAGAAGAACGCGGGGTTGTTGTACGCGAAGGTCACTAATGgcgaaggagaagaggaggaagaagaagaagagatcgtAGGGTACGTGATGTACTCCTTCGTCACTTCTCTATGCGCCTCCATCACCAAACTCGCAG ATGGCAATGTGTTTTTGGCTCCAAACTTTGAAAGTAGCTCTAGAACATGTTAA